A region of Methanomicrobium sp. W14 DNA encodes the following proteins:
- a CDS encoding type I restriction endonuclease, with protein sequence MEFSEQIKSLVARIPKLSENVSTEEATKNALIMPLINVLGYNVFDPTEVIPEYTADHGTKKGEKVDYAIVINGEPLILFECKDVNSELSNQQASQLFRYYSVTPAKVGILTNGIIYRFFSDLDSPNKMDDKPFLEINMLNLREKDIQELKRFTKESFDPDDLTSVAISLKYTHEIMNILQEELENPSDDFVRFFAKRVYDRPLKKNTLERFRTIVKDARNQFINEKINNRLKLAMSDHKEEQEETSENGTPEEDNGIVTTVEELEAYYIVRGILREIIPANRVSLRDTKGYCGILLDNTNRKPICRLRFNTKQKHLGVFNDNKKEEKIPINDLADLYNYSDSLKNIIKLYDSQ encoded by the coding sequence ATGGAATTTTCTGAACAAATTAAATCATTAGTTGCAAGGATTCCCAAATTATCCGAAAATGTCTCAACTGAAGAAGCTACAAAAAATGCATTAATTATGCCTTTGATCAATGTTTTGGGCTATAATGTTTTTGACCCTACAGAGGTTATACCGGAATATACTGCGGATCACGGAACTAAGAAAGGAGAAAAGGTTGATTATGCAATTGTAATTAACGGTGAACCTTTGATTCTTTTTGAATGCAAAGATGTAAATTCAGAATTAAGCAACCAGCAGGCATCACAATTGTTTAGATATTATAGCGTCACACCTGCTAAAGTGGGAATTCTTACAAACGGTATAATCTACAGGTTCTTTTCTGATCTGGATTCTCCAAACAAAATGGACGACAAACCGTTTCTTGAGATAAACATGTTAAACCTGAGAGAGAAAGACATTCAGGAATTAAAAAGATTTACGAAAGAATCCTTTGACCCTGATGATTTAACTTCCGTTGCAATATCACTCAAATATACTCATGAAATAATGAATATACTGCAGGAGGAACTGGAAAATCCTTCAGATGATTTTGTGAGATTTTTTGCCAAGCGTGTCTATGACCGCCCCCTTAAGAAAAACACTCTTGAAAGGTTCAGGACAATAGTGAAGGATGCCCGTAATCAGTTTATCAACGAAAAAATTAACAACAGATTAAAACTTGCTATGTCCGATCACAAAGAAGAACAGGAGGAAACTTCGGAAAACGGGACACCAGAAGAAGATAATGGCATTGTCACAACTGTTGAGGAACTGGAGGCATATTACATAGTCCGGGGAATCTTAAGAGAAATAATTCCGGCAAACCGGGTATCATTAAGGGATACAAAGGGCTATTGCGGAATTTTGCTGGATAATACAAACCGCAAACCAATATGCCGTTTAAGATTTAATACCAAACAAAAGCATTTGGGTGTCTTTAATGATAATAAAAAGGAAGAGAAAATCCCGATTAATGATCTTGCCGATCTTTACAATTATTCAGACAGTTTAAAGAATATAATAAAACTCTATGACTCCCAATAA
- a CDS encoding phosphoribosylanthranilate isomerase, whose translation MRVKICGVTNADDAMFIEESGADAIGVVISPESARNVTLEKADLIFSSLGPFITRVVVTHTTSPGELDKILSVNPDAVQLSSGIKMPEYFSGRVIRVIGKNTPVPDDCDALIIDESRGSGRLYDHSFAKEISEKSDIPVILSGGLNSSNVHHAAEEIRPYAVDVCSGVEERPGIKNRFEVLEFLRECGKAPGVKLKKGVLLDL comes from the coding sequence TTGCGTGTAAAGATTTGCGGTGTTACAAATGCAGATGACGCCATGTTCATAGAAGAGTCCGGAGCGGATGCCATAGGTGTCGTAATATCTCCTGAATCTGCCAGAAATGTGACTTTGGAGAAAGCAGACCTGATTTTTTCATCTCTTGGACCTTTTATCACCAGAGTCGTTGTGACGCATACAACTTCACCCGGTGAACTTGATAAAATTCTTTCCGTAAATCCTGATGCTGTCCAGCTTTCGTCAGGAATCAAGATGCCTGAATATTTCAGCGGAAGGGTTATCAGGGTAATCGGAAAAAATACCCCGGTACCGGATGACTGCGACGCACTCATAATCGATGAAAGCCGCGGAAGCGGCAGACTCTATGATCATTCGTTTGCAAAGGAAATTTCTGAAAAATCGGATATCCCTGTAATTCTTTCAGGAGGCCTGAACTCTTCCAATGTCCACCATGCAGCAGAAGAGATAAGACCATATGCAGTGGACGTCTGTTCCGGCGTCGAAGAAAGACCGGGAATAAAAAACAGGTTTGAAGTGCTTGAATTTCTCCGCGAATGCGGAAAGGCTCCGGGGGTAAAACTGAAGAAAGGTGTCCTTTTAGACCTGTAA
- the hxlB gene encoding 6-phospho-3-hexuloisomerase, producing MSECSRVQDMIRLMASKINEMAESLSDSEVQNFIDEIMHADRIYVMGAGRSGLVAKAFAMRLMHLGLKSYVIGETITPAMKKGDIVVAFSGSGETKTIAELCETAKSIGGKICLVSSKKDSRIGRIADTAVVIESHRDTVKDESAEYEIRQMMGEHKSFAPLGTLFETASMVFSDSIISAIMEITECDETELKGRHANIE from the coding sequence ATGTCAGAGTGTAGTAGAGTTCAGGATATGATCCGCCTGATGGCGTCAAAAATCAATGAAATGGCGGAATCTTTGTCGGATTCAGAGGTGCAGAATTTTATAGATGAGATAATGCATGCCGACAGGATATATGTGATGGGCGCCGGAAGGTCAGGTCTTGTGGCAAAGGCCTTTGCGATGAGACTGATGCACCTTGGTCTGAAATCATATGTAATAGGAGAGACGATTACCCCCGCAATGAAGAAGGGAGATATTGTCGTTGCCTTCTCGGGTTCCGGTGAGACCAAAACTATTGCAGAGCTCTGCGAGACCGCAAAGTCCATCGGGGGAAAAATATGCCTTGTGTCCTCGAAGAAGGATTCAAGAATCGGAAGGATTGCCGATACTGCCGTAGTTATCGAAAGCCACAGGGATACGGTAAAGGATGAATCGGCAGAGTATGAAATCCGCCAGATGATGGGAGAGCACAAATCGTTTGCACCTCTCGGCACTCTTTTCGAGACCGCATCGATGGTCTTCAGCGATTCTATAATATCTGCGATTATGGAAATCACGGAATGCGACGAGACCGAGCTTAAGGGAAGACATGCGAATATAGAATAA
- the xth gene encoding exodeoxyribonuclease III, translating into MSEYRLVSWNVNGIRAAAKKGFSEFLLSDSPDVLCVQETKANEDQLTSSLRHPNGYFSYFSSAEKKGYSGVACFSKYEPLSIKKGFDIPEFDSEGRILILKFPDFYLFNIYFPNGKASKERLNYKMRFYDECLKKASALHKEGHNVIICGDVNTAHTETDLARPSENSKVSGFLIEERQWIDRLLDAGFLDTFRIFTKEPGYYTWWDLKSKARDRNVGWRIDYFFANEELKDNIVESTIMSQVYGSDHCPIMLRLRF; encoded by the coding sequence ATGTCTGAATACAGGCTGGTATCCTGGAACGTGAACGGAATAAGGGCTGCTGCAAAAAAGGGTTTTTCCGAATTTTTATTATCTGATTCCCCTGACGTTCTCTGCGTCCAGGAGACAAAGGCAAACGAAGATCAGCTTACCTCATCACTAAGGCACCCCAATGGATATTTTTCGTATTTTTCATCAGCAGAAAAAAAAGGTTACAGCGGTGTCGCATGTTTTTCGAAGTACGAGCCGCTGTCAATAAAGAAAGGTTTTGACATACCTGAATTTGACAGCGAAGGAAGAATCCTGATTTTGAAGTTTCCTGATTTTTACCTTTTTAATATCTATTTCCCAAACGGGAAAGCTTCAAAAGAGCGGCTAAACTACAAGATGAGATTTTACGATGAGTGCCTGAAAAAAGCAAGTGCACTGCACAAAGAAGGTCATAACGTTATAATCTGCGGCGACGTCAACACTGCACATACCGAAACCGACCTTGCAAGACCTTCCGAGAATTCAAAGGTTTCCGGATTTCTTATTGAAGAGAGACAGTGGATTGACAGGCTGCTTGACGCAGGATTTCTCGATACTTTCAGGATATTTACGAAAGAGCCCGGTTATTATACATGGTGGGACCTTAAATCAAAGGCACGTGACAGAAACGTAGGGTGGAGAATAGATTATTTCTTTGCAAACGAGGAGTTAAAGGACAATATAGTGGAGTCTACAATAATGTCGCAGGTATACGGGTCTGACCACTGCCCGATAATGCTGAGACTAAGGTTTTAA
- a CDS encoding aldolase: MSVVYDIEIPADVPESMKALYARNYHMITHESGRLMLFAGDQKIEHLNDDFYGEGIHEDDSDPEHLFRIAKEGRIGVFASQLGLIAKYGRDYSDIPYLVKLNSKTNLVKTDQKDPLSVQLWSVEQVAKFRDVSGLKIAGVGYTIYLGSEYEDVMLSEAAKVIWDAHQNGFIVVLWIYPRGKAVKNEKDPHLIAGAAGTAATLGSDFVKVNAPKKEGFDPAELLKEVSLAAGRTRLVCAGGSSTSAEKFLSQLYDQIHTGGASGNATGRNIHQKSLSEAVRMCNAISAITIDNADVKTALKIYNEE, translated from the coding sequence ATGTCTGTTGTATATGATATTGAAATTCCGGCCGATGTTCCTGAGAGTATGAAGGCTTTATACGCCAGAAATTACCACATGATTACTCATGAAAGCGGCAGACTGATGCTTTTTGCAGGGGACCAGAAAATAGAGCATTTAAACGATGATTTTTACGGGGAAGGCATCCATGAGGACGATTCCGACCCGGAACACCTGTTCAGGATAGCAAAAGAAGGAAGAATCGGTGTTTTTGCATCCCAGCTTGGTCTTATCGCGAAATACGGGCGTGACTACAGTGATATACCCTATCTTGTAAAGCTCAATTCCAAGACAAATCTCGTAAAGACGGATCAGAAGGACCCTCTCAGCGTTCAGCTCTGGTCGGTAGAACAGGTCGCAAAGTTCAGGGACGTAAGCGGTCTGAAGATCGCAGGTGTAGGCTACACGATATACCTTGGAAGCGAATACGAGGACGTTATGCTCTCCGAAGCTGCAAAGGTTATATGGGATGCGCACCAGAACGGATTCATCGTGGTTCTCTGGATTTATCCGCGTGGAAAAGCAGTCAAAAATGAAAAAGATCCGCATCTTATAGCCGGAGCTGCAGGAACAGCTGCAACTCTGGGTTCGGATTTTGTCAAGGTAAACGCACCTAAAAAGGAAGGATTTGACCCGGCTGAACTTTTAAAGGAGGTGTCTCTTGCGGCAGGAAGGACACGCCTTGTATGTGCAGGTGGCTCGTCCACGTCAGCGGAAAAGTTCCTTTCGCAGCTTTATGACCAGATCCATACGGGCGGAGCTTCAGGAAACGCCACGGGAAGGAACATCCACCAGAAGTCCCTTTCGGAAGCAGTGAGGATGTGTAACGCCATATCCGCAATAACTATTGATAACGCGGACGTTAAGACGGCACTTAAAATCTACAATGAAGAATAA
- a CDS encoding ferritin family protein: MPEFGNPFSGLKNDRKLTDEELIRAVRFMVAAEYEAIQLYMQLADSTDNKLAKDVLIDIADEERVHAGEFLRLLREISPDEEEFYRQGYAEVEEEIEKQSKN; the protein is encoded by the coding sequence ATGCCGGAATTTGGAAATCCTTTTTCAGGACTAAAGAATGACCGTAAACTGACGGATGAAGAACTTATAAGAGCAGTCAGATTTATGGTTGCAGCAGAGTACGAAGCAATACAGCTTTACATGCAGCTGGCGGATTCAACTGATAACAAACTTGCCAAAGACGTCCTGATAGATATTGCAGATGAGGAAAGGGTTCATGCAGGGGAATTTTTGAGACTTCTGCGTGAGATTTCACCTGACGAAGAGGAGTTTTACAGACAGGGATACGCCGAAGTTGAAGAAGAGATTGAAAAACAGTCCAAAAACTAA